The genomic region GTATTTCTTGATTCTAATTCATATTCATTCATGTCAAAACTATTTGTACATGTGAAAAATTTCTTGCTAAATGCTTACGTGAATTATGACATCTTCCACAACTAGAGGATTAGGCCATGTATCTATGAGGGCCTTAATCTTCTTCAAAGATGCAAAATTACACACagacataaaatttcaaaatttctaaatttgcagatcatggttaaGACTAGAGGATTAGGTCGTGCGTTAGGTAGGGTTGTTGCCAGAGGTCTGGCGAGAGGAGGGGATGGTGATGATACTAACGATGCTCCCAAGCGCCGAAGGCCGACCGCATCGGCACGTAGGCGACGGGTACCAGTCATTATTGACGATGTTGTGCCTGTGGTACCTGTGGACTCGCCTGCGGTACTAGAGGCAAAGGTTGCTGTAGTTGGGGATGAGCCCATGGTAGATGCTGCCACCAGTGTAGAGATTGACGCACAGGATACCGGTGCACAGGGTATTGGGGATGAGCCTGAGGGATTTCCTGGTGAACCAAGGGACCCATCAGTGCTTACAGAGTATGCTGACCATGTTGCGGTCAATGTATGGTCTGGACAGGTATTCATAATATTAAAGTtagttaacttttattttttttgatttattgattACTGATTCACGTTTTTTGAACAAATTGTGTTCCTTTGTACTTCAATTCAGGAACGTCCTGAGTTGAAGTTATCCTCCCATGGGAGGAAGGTGCATCACTTAGGCATGCCTGTTCCTGCAATTGAGGACATGGTTGCTGGGACAGGATTAAGTCCTTTGATTGCGTGTTCTATTGACACTGGCAATCAGGGACTTATATCCTTCTTTGTTGAGAGGTGGCACCGAGAGACTTCTAGTTTCCACCTTCCTGTGGGGGAGATCTCGATCACGCTGGACGACATCACAACTCTTCTCCATCTTCCAATTGTGGGCGCACTGCATGACTTCCAGCCTCTATGCATCGACGAGGCGGTGCTACTCTTGGTTGAGTTACTTATGGTCTCACCAGAGGTGGCCATGGTCGAGAAAGGCCAATGTGGCGGACCATACGTATGCCTGCAGTGGCTGCGAGACATGTACCAGCCCAGATGTCAGACGCAACACTGGACAGCTGCCGCTCGCGCTTATCTTTTGCATCTTTTGGGTTGCACTCtctttgctaataagagtgcaacccaTGTTCATGTTGTACACTTACAGGCCCTGCGTGACCTCACTCTTGCTGGGCGGTATACATGGGGAGCTGCTGGGCTCGTCCATATGTACGATCAACTTAATGATGCCAGTCACAGCACCAGCCGACAACTTGCTGGTTACATGACCTTGTTACAGGTAATTAACATGTATTTCATAATTTAACTACAACAATGTTTTAATAAGTGTATATTTAGTTAACATGTATGATTTTCGTGTAAACCCTGTAGTGTTGGATATATGAGCACTTGCCGTTAGTTGTGGAGTGCAATGCTGATCCAAACTACGACGAGGTGTCACCGCATGCGTGTCGGTGGATTGTGACAAAGAAGACTGTGATTTCATCTGATTTCGTGCTTCTCTGGACAGGTCCGCTAGGGGCCTGTTGTTGTCAGATACAGACCGGAGAGGGTTGTGCGCCAGTTCGGCTACGTCCAGTGCATTCCTGCACACCCTGTTCATCCATGGGTGATGGGTGTCATATTATGACGTAGATGATACGTGGACGCACTACTCAGACCATCTGGCAACAACAGGTGATCCATGTGTTATGCCAGGTCAGTGTGCGCCAGACTACATTGACTGGTTCTTCCGTATTTCTCATCCATTCATGGCCGATGGCACAGCCATCAGATCCTCCAGCAGATGCACCTCAGGTCCCAAAGTCAGATATCCCTCAAGTCTCAGATGATCCAGCTAGGTCTGATGTCGACGAGCCCAtacatgcagtggtaagtgtTATGATATGGTTAGACATATGAAATGTCAtttacttcaattttttaatactaatttgtctaatttgtttgttttctatttaataGGAGGCTTGCGATGCGATCGCCGAGAGGTTGGAGCGTCACCTCAGCCTCGGGGTAGTCACGCCAGGCACATCAACACATGAGGTCATCGAAGAATGCCTCAAGATTGTCAGGAGTGTCACCCAGGACCGCATTGTGTACGTGAAGTCTCGACGTAGGCGCCACATGGATCCCCCGTAGATTCTTTACGCATTTCATATTGATATTCGATGTATATACATTTCTTGTACTTGaccacatttttcttttttacttaacattctgtatatttaaagttatttttgtttataatattattgttaacgtttaaattttatttttaaattacttgattccaaattcatttgaattttgttgaAATAGTATCATTGTTACGCTTAACTAAACATTCATTAGGATAGTATTTAATTTACATAAACAAAagagacataaaataaaattaattattttttcaaatggattttagtttgtaaatatttttttgattggtcatgactcaaataaataaagcttcaaattgtaaaaaaatggccttcaatttttaaaaaaatgtcttttgtacacttatggatcaagttgatccgcaatGCGGATCAACTTAATCCGCATGAGACttgtggatcaagttgattcttaAGTAatttacagatcaacttgattcgcAAAAAGCTTACGGATCAGGCAACTTGATCCGCAGGTATACGAGGACCCAGGGACATTTTTGACTTTTACAAAAAATGCTGGGTGTCCTAGCAAtactgctgggtgcacctagcaacacccagaACATTTTTCTCACAAAAACACCGTTATTGTTTCGCTTTTAACAACATTCACCACCCTTTCGCGACGAAGAGAAAAATGGGGGTGTTAGGGTGTTGATTCTCTGCGACGCTCTTCGCATTGCGGTACCCTGCACCTTCCTCGCGGTATTGCGCGCCTGTCTCACTCCCATTCCGTTTTTCCGCTCCCCTCTCTGTGTTGCGAAAATAAGGGTTCATTGGTTTGGGGCTAATTCTTCTTCCGATTTCGAGCCGAGTGAAATCGTTAAGAGAGAAAATGTACGCTGATCGTATGGAGGGTGGAGCCAGGAGGCCCGTGAAGGAACGCCTTAATAATGGGAATGGCGTCATTGGCTCTACTCGGCAGCAGCAGCAGCGTCAAATCACTGGCAAGAGGTTTGCAATTTCTTTACTACGtgtttttatgatgatttttaatgttttgggCAAGTAGATTTTAAATTGCGGTTATGGTTTCGACATGTGGCCTATTCGGCCACAATTACGGTGGTGGGCACTCGAAAAACCTTAACTTGTGGTTGAAATCGTGGTTGCGGACACCCTGAAAACTTTAACATGTGATCGAAATTGTGGTCCGGACTGGTTTTCAAAACCTTGGTTTTAGGAGTTGTGGTGGATTTAGCTGTTTGCTTATTTAAAGTTTGATTTGGTggagtttttttattactattttatttatttattttgtgttggTGGTGGGTGTAGAGGTTATGTAATTCCCGATTGTTAATTGAACTTCCGGATGAGGATCTAGGTTGCATTGGAGATGCTTGTTTCATATGAGGAATGATGGCATTcttgaaagaaataaatgacATCCTTGAAATTCTATGATCAGTAATGTTATTTTATGCACAAACTAGGGTGTATGATCAACTTTGAATTTTGTTGTCACCCTGAGGGGGAGTCATGTGTAGGTCCCACATTCCAGTGTCAAAATTGTGGCACCCTGCAATGCCCATTGAAACTGCAACAATCATCGAGCCATTTTCGTGGAAGCCGCATGCACTGATGTCACAAAAAGTCAAATAGCATATTTGGATAGCGCTATAGTGCCGCCATCACTGCTATTAAACAACACTGCTCTTTTGTTGCCACCACATATGGAGGTGGTTACAAGAAATTTTTATGCTTGTAACATAAAGTAAAAATAGGGGAAGATGGCATACCACAAGTTTCTAGGTTTAATATCTGGGATCAATGCTGGTCATACATAGGATACAAACGGGATGAATAAAATGAGGAATGGCATTAGGGTTATTTGTTACCAAAAGTACCTGCCAAACACAaggaaaagttttattgtagtTCTATATGTCTGGCTATACTTTATGGTAGGGAATGTTAGGCATTAAAGGGTAACAAGAGAAAAAGGTTGGAGTGGTAGAAATGAGAATGTTATAAGATGGATTTGTGACCATAAAAGAAAAGTTAAGATGCAAAATGATTATATATGAGGGATTGGCATAGCATTgattaaggaaaagaaaaaaccaattaaaatgGTTTGAACATTTACAAAGAAGGGCCTAGGAGGCACCAACGAGAAGAGTAGATTATATGGTTTTTAGTTATGTGAAGAGTTGGAGAGGGAGGCCAAGAAAGACATTGGAGGAAGTGGTAAAGAGGGATCTCATGGTAAATAATGTCGTTGAAACTTTGGTCTTTAACCAAGCCAAATGATGTCATGTGATTCATGTAGCcatctagtgggataaggctttgttgttattgttgtttccTTCCATCTCACCTCTCTTTATTATTAAGTGATGCTGCAGTGCAGATGCTGAGTTAACCTAGTTGCAAAATATGGGCGAATtgatttcttattctttttcttctttgatatattattagatTTCAGACATGTGCAGAggatatttcaaatttattctGTTGCTTTTTCACTGAAACATATTCATAGGCTTTGCTAGAGGAAAGTTTCAACCATGGTGAACTTGTGCCTAAAAAATTGGGCCTGGACAGGTTTAGGTCATTGTGGTTTACTTTTTTGGGTGAGTTTCTTTTGTGTATACACAGTATGAAACAATTTTGTTGTTTACCTGATCATTATGTAAATATCAATTTGAATGCTTAATGAGACAACAACTCTGATATATTTaaagtcattttctttttctttcttaaattgTAGGTCGAGGCAAGATGACAAGTGGGAACATGATCTCTTCGACAATGACAAACCTCAGATCACTAGTATGGATAATTTTATTCTCATATGCAACTATGAGTTGCCATTGTTGTTGGATGCCAATAGTTCTTTTTTATGGGTTTTGATTGTTTGTTAATGACTTGTGATTGTGAAGATTGCAAAGTTAGTGCTCCAGATCTTCGCCTCAAGCTTCAAAGGAAGGGTCTTCAACTTGCAGCTCAGAGTGGAAAGAGTTCTGCTCCAAACATGCGGGATCTCCATGAAAGGCTATCAGGGACAATGTCACCACAACTTACAAATGCTGATCAGCCAAAGACAAAAGTTGTTAAATCAAGCAGTAAAAGTGTTGGTGTTGAGGCCCCTGCAGTGCAGATCAAAAGGCCAGCTGACCTAACTCCTAAAAAGTCACAAAAGGTATCATTGTTGTTATTGTTCAAGTTGTTGTTTGATAATGttttattaatcttttatatttctAGCTTGTTGTAGAAGCTCTTAGAAGCTGTCCTGTTATCTGTCACCATAGGCTAGGCTGTAGCTTCATcatgaactatttttttgtaCTATCTGTtaattctcatatatatatatatatatatatatatatatatagatacatacatacatacatctCTCAGCAAACTAAGGCTGAGGATCCTTTTTGTTTGCATATTTTCATACTCAAACATTTCAAGTGTGATATACtcttttaattatcaattagaCCTTTTGGTTTGGCGTCAGTCTTAGTGCATAAAATGTCGTATCATCACCTATTCTTGTACACGTTTATATATGCTATTGCATGTCCTGTTATACAGGGAGTATTGTCATATGATTGGAATATTGTACTGATGATCACTAGTGTATGCAACAAGACTGGATGGATttagagaaatttttttttttttttaaaaagtactaCAGTACCAACCAAGTATAGGTAAACAAGGGCCATgcttttgtaatattatatacttttatatttatacaatataaaagtatatatatgaaCCAATATTATGACCATTTCGTTTTATCAGAATTAAGCTCATTCAGATTTAGTTGAGCATTTGTTATATTAATGACGCTGTTTGAATTTTTCCAGTGGAAGAAGGTTAAAGGAAATCAAGCATTGATTTAGTATTCAATCCACACTTTCTTGTTGGTTAAGAATAAGATATATACAATTAATCTTGTTCTTGTACTGTAATGGTGGATATGAATAATTCTCTTCAAATTTATCTAGAACTTTAGATGTTAAACTGTTAATTTACTTGTCAGTGGCCATTTTATGTTCTATCTTTTatgttatttagttttttttgtattttttaaattcatattttctgTTTAAGAGAATGTACTTTTCCTAAATTATGTTCATACTTGGCAAAACTAAATCAATTTCGCCCCCCTCCCTCAAATTTCTTTATGTAATTATTAACTTGTTTACTAaataaaggaaaattaaaatatgtaaattctGGTTCTTGTTTTACAGGCTGGTTCTTCAGTTGATGAATTTTTGCGGTCCTTGTGTCTCGAAAAGTATCTCATAACTTTTCAGGCTGAAGAAGTATGTCATGCATCCTACTGACTTTTTTCTGCCATTAGAAAAAGTTCATTCTCTTAACTGGGTTTTGTTTTGATTATCAAGGTCTAATATTTCTatgtaaaaactttttttcAGGTTGATATGACAGCTCTCAATCATATGACTGATGAAGATCTCAAGGCTATGGGTATACCAATGGTACGCATTGAGCTACTCTTGGAATTTTGTACTTTTCATGTCGGTCTGTTTTTGATGGAATTATTTCGCAGTTCCATTGATAATGTGACTCGTGTTAAATATGGAAATTCCTGCAACTTGAAATGATGTGCCCTATTTTTTCATGGACCTGTTATATGTTCAATTGACCCTATTTTTGTGTCAATGTGCAATATTTCCTGCACTTTGGTAGCTTGGTTCATTTGAGTGGAGGGTTACTGTCACATTTTTAAGGGTATCCCTTCGGATAAGTAGCTGCTTTAGGATAAGACTAGGCATTTGGCTTCCATATGATTTAGAGCACATAGGTTTTAGAAAGGTGCTGTTAGGATTCCCAGAACCCAACAGAGAAACaaagagagggggggggggggggggaatctTCCCTTGATTGTTATCGATGATCAAATGAAAAACAGTGTACAAATAGGAGTTACCTTCTCAAATGGTGCGTGTTTTCCCCACTAGTGTCGTGCCTAACAGGTGCCCCCATGCACGTTGAGGGATTAGACTCATGTTTGATTTAAAGCTTTGTACAGCAATTATACCAAGTCAATGACACTATGAAAGACAATATTTCTTCCAAAAGGAAATCTGCTTAATTAAATGGCCTCGTGAAATAATAATTGAGGTATTCAAATTAATTCAGTAGGTTCCGGAAGAGTGTCATGGGTCAAAAAAGTTCTGGCTATTAAAGGATTCACGGTCCAAGAAGGATGTCTTCTCTAGACTTGGCTgtgaacatttttgttttctatccaaaatattttaatgtcaTTTTTAACACTGAGGAGCTAGGGTGACAAGAATTGTATGAGCTAAGAAGAGTTGGATTTGTAGAAAACTGCTGATTCAGCAATGAGTTGGGTCCAGGACTGTGTGGGCTCCTAAGAACATTAGAACACAATTTTTTGTGATATAATTCAAGCAAATCCTTTGGTGTTAgagtaaaaataagaatatgttTTCTATACAGACAACAGAGCTTGCCATTTTCCTTTGTCCTCCAAAGCTAGTAGTAGCTGGCAATGTTTTAGGTCTCAGGCTATTAttgccttttttctttctcatgtGAACTTGTTCAGACTTTTGTCTTGTATATATATTGAGAGTTTCTGAGTGGGAAATTACTCAAGCACTTCTGTAGTTCAGTATTGTAGTCCATGATTTTAACATGGTAGCAAAGCAGGTATGATCCCACTTTGTTGTCTCTCCGCCACAGTTCATTGTTGCTTGCTTCTTTTGTCGCCATAAACCACCGTCTGTGCCGGTGACCATTTTCTCCGGCAACCTCACGGTGCGCCCTGTCAAGGGC from Glycine soja cultivar W05 chromosome 16, ASM419377v2, whole genome shotgun sequence harbors:
- the LOC114390736 gene encoding ankyrin repeat and SAM domain-containing protein 6-like; its protein translation is MYADRMEGGARRPVKERLNNGNGVIGSTRQQQQRQITGKRSRQDDKWEHDLFDNDKPQITNCKVSAPDLRLKLQRKGLQLAAQSGKSSAPNMRDLHERLSGTMSPQLTNADQPKTKVVKSSSKSVGVEAPAVQIKRPADLTPKKSQKAGSSVDEFLRSLCLEKYLITFQAEEVDMTALNHMTDEDLKAMGIPMGPRKKILLALESKV